A DNA window from Enoplosus armatus isolate fEnoArm2 chromosome 9, fEnoArm2.hap1, whole genome shotgun sequence contains the following coding sequences:
- the cnr2 gene encoding cannabinoid receptor 2 has protein sequence MEEWEVPTSHENTSSPIVNRSCENLECYMVLVKAEKTAIGSICFLAGPITLLENALVLGVIAATATLRQRPSYLFIGSLALADVFASCFFTTSFLDFHLFRRSDGPTAYLFKLGGVTMAFSSSVGSLLLTALDRYLCIHQASSYKVLLTRQRALLSLLILWSTTIFISFLPLMGWMCPTGLTPPCSRLFPYINQGYLACWTSFILVLLALILGAYALILWKAHRHESSMTNLQGAAGTGQARMRMDIRLARTFGLILLILVSCWLPALSFMLADVSVHLTHTQQRAFAFCSTLCLVNSAVNPLLYALRCRELRVALLQLLQRPCEIGRCKKSTEDLTPGLPSAEDNNCTALSEDEIPRTRTAQLNTVSQGMNNQQLNIRK, from the coding sequence CAGAGAAGACAGCCATCGGCTCCATCTGTTTCCTGGCAGGTCCTATCACACTGCTGGAAAATGCTCTTGTGTTGGGAGTAATTGCTGCCACAGCCACCCTGAGGCAACGGCCTTCATATCTGTTCATCGGCAGCCTTGCTCTGGCTGATGTCTTCGCCAGCTGCTTCTTCACCACCAGTTTCCTGGACTTTCACCTCTTTCGCCGCAGTGATGGCCCCACTGCCTACCTCTTTAAATTAGGTGGTGTCACCATGGCCTTCAGTAGCTCAGTGGGGAGTTTACTGCTGACTGCGCTGGACCGCTACCTCTGCATCCACCAGGCCTCCAGCTACAAGGTGCTGCTGACCCGCCAGCGAGCTCTGCTGAGCCTGCTGATCCTCTGGAGCACCAccatcttcatctccttcttgCCTCTGATGGGCTGGATGTGTCCCACAGGGCTTACTCCACCCTGCTCACGCCTGTTTCCCTACATCAACCAGGGCTATCTGGCCTGCTGGACCAGCTTCATCCTGGTGCTTCTGGCTCTCATTTTGGGGGCTTACGCTCTCATCCTGTGGAAGGCCCACCGCCATGAGTCCTCCATGACCAACCTCCAGGGAGCAGCAGGGACCGGCCAGGCCCGCATGAGGATGGATATACGGCTAGCACGTACCTTTGGCCTGATCCTACTCATACTGGTGAGCTGCTGGCTTCCTGCACTCTCCTTCATGTTAGCTGATGTCTCTGTGCACCTGACCCACACCCAACAGAGGGCCTTTGCCTTTTGCAGCACCCTCTGCCTGGTCAACTCTGCAGTCAACCCACTGTTGTATGCACTGCGCTGTCGAGAGCTAAGAGTTGCTCTACTGCAGCTGCTACAAAGGCCGTGTGAGATTGGGAGATGTAAAAAATCTACAGAGGACTTAACCCCAGGATTACCTTCCGCCGAAGACAACAACTGTACTGCCCTCTCTGAAGATGAGATTCCCAGGACCAGAACCGCCCAACTTAACACGGTCTCACAAGGGATGAACAATCAGCAGCTGAACATAAGAAAATGA